In Candidatus Cohnella colombiensis, one DNA window encodes the following:
- a CDS encoding ABC transporter ATP-binding protein — protein sequence MSYILKTTHLTKTFQGQEVVSNVNMNIKKGEIYGFLGPNGAGKTTIMKMITNLVKPTSGDIEVFGEKMTQTSHELLGRMGTIIEYPVFYDKLNARENLEIHCEYMGFYNKKSIDEALELVHLNNVNQKAVKDFSLGMKQRLGIARAIITKPELLILDEPINGLDPVGIKEIRDLFKMLSKEYGITLLVSSHILGEMEQMADTIGVINHGRLIQEVSMDQVRESNTEYVELIVNDSKKAAYILSHKLDITNLKVIDDCHIRIYDATVAHSQLTKTLVLNDVVIESIQKKNSSLENYFLSLLNGGDVRA from the coding sequence ATGAGCTATATTCTGAAAACGACTCACCTCACGAAGACCTTTCAAGGTCAAGAAGTCGTATCGAACGTCAATATGAACATTAAAAAAGGGGAAATTTACGGATTCCTCGGACCGAATGGTGCAGGTAAAACTACAATTATGAAAATGATTACGAATCTTGTGAAGCCAACTAGTGGTGATATTGAAGTTTTCGGTGAGAAAATGACTCAAACTTCGCACGAGCTACTTGGGAGAATGGGTACAATTATTGAGTATCCGGTTTTCTATGACAAGCTAAATGCACGGGAAAATCTGGAGATACACTGCGAGTATATGGGGTTTTATAACAAAAAATCGATCGATGAGGCACTTGAATTAGTTCATTTAAACAATGTGAATCAAAAGGCGGTTAAAGACTTCTCGTTAGGGATGAAGCAAAGGCTTGGCATTGCTAGAGCAATCATTACGAAGCCAGAACTGTTAATCTTAGACGAGCCAATTAATGGTCTGGATCCAGTTGGGATTAAGGAGATTCGGGATTTGTTCAAAATGTTATCCAAGGAGTACGGCATCACCTTGCTCGTCTCTAGTCACATACTTGGTGAAATGGAGCAAATGGCGGATACGATCGGTGTAATCAATCACGGCCGATTGATTCAGGAAGTGTCGATGGACCAAGTGCGAGAGAGCAATACAGAGTATGTCGAGCTTATTGTGAATGATAGTAAGAAGGCTGCTTATATACTGTCTCATAAGCTTGATATTACAAATCTCAAGGTGATCGACGATTGTCATATTCGCATCTATGATGCGACAGTTGCACACAGTCAATTGACGAAAACACTCGTTCTAAACGATGTCGTAATTGAGTCGATCCAAAAGAAAAACAGCTCGCTTGAAAATTACTTCTTATCGCTGCTGAATGGAGGGGATGTCCGTGCTTAA
- a CDS encoding sensor histidine kinase encodes MIYLLLSIIVLLLAVLYWQFRLNRARNEQLQEIHMKLDRILSNETSEKLLLFTEDKQLIELLIDINHVLESNQKILAERSRTELSLRRMLSNISHDLKTPLTVVLGYLETINLDPSLGTEERTELLNKVHLKATEVIELINQFFDLAKLESGDQPLPLSRIHMNEACSRNILAFYDVLTAKGFEVEIQIPEEPIYSHANESALDRILNNLLANAIQYGAAGNVVGLTLRQDEDHTYVDIWDKGKGINELYQSQVFERLYTLEDSRNRTYQGSGLGLTITKRLAQQMGGDIQLYSKPFEKTIFTLQLKRIQY; translated from the coding sequence ATGATCTATTTATTGCTCAGTATTATTGTTCTCTTACTGGCCGTCCTCTATTGGCAATTCCGCTTAAATAGAGCAAGGAATGAGCAACTGCAGGAAATACATATGAAGTTGGATCGAATTCTATCTAATGAAACTAGTGAAAAGCTTTTACTATTCACAGAGGATAAGCAGCTAATCGAACTTCTAATCGATATTAATCATGTTCTAGAAAGTAACCAAAAAATACTAGCTGAGCGATCGAGAACCGAATTGTCTCTTAGAAGAATGCTGTCGAACATCTCACACGATTTGAAGACACCATTAACCGTCGTCTTAGGTTATCTCGAAACGATCAACCTAGATCCGAGCTTAGGAACTGAAGAAAGAACGGAACTGCTGAATAAGGTCCATCTCAAAGCAACTGAAGTAATTGAGCTCATCAATCAGTTTTTTGATCTTGCAAAGTTAGAATCAGGGGATCAACCGCTTCCTCTTAGCCGAATTCACATGAATGAAGCTTGTAGTCGAAATATTCTAGCGTTCTATGATGTGCTTACCGCTAAAGGCTTTGAGGTCGAAATTCAAATTCCAGAGGAGCCAATCTACTCTCACGCGAATGAGAGTGCTTTGGATCGAATTCTGAATAATTTGCTTGCTAATGCAATCCAGTATGGAGCGGCTGGAAATGTTGTTGGATTAACACTAAGGCAAGATGAGGATCATACCTATGTTGATATTTGGGACAAAGGTAAAGGTATTAATGAACTGTATCAAAGCCAGGTGTTCGAGCGGTTGTATACACTTGAAGATTCAAGGAATAGGACGTATCAAGGCAGTGGGCTCGGACTTACAATTACGAAGAGGCTTGCCCAGCAAATGGGGGGAGACATTCAGCTTTATAGCAAGCCATTCGAAAAAACGATTTTTACGCTTCAATTGAAAAGAATTCAATATTAG
- a CDS encoding response regulator transcription factor yields the protein MSHSILLVEDDESIVDILTRHLTKEGFVVITAYNGEEGLEKFSKGSFDLMVIDLMMPKLDGIEVIKLVRESSAIPILIMSAKDSDIDKAIGLGFGADDYIAKPFSLIEITARIKAALRRATQYANREAVQSQSNTITLDQLVIDLSNYSVTRNGEEIKLTLKEFEILKLFTKHPNRVFTKAQIYGFIWNDEYYGDENVINVHIRRLREKIEVNPSEPKYLKTLWGIGYKWEGS from the coding sequence ATGTCACATTCAATTTTGCTTGTCGAAGATGATGAATCAATTGTTGATATTCTGACAAGGCATCTGACGAAGGAAGGCTTCGTCGTAATTACTGCTTATAACGGAGAAGAAGGTCTTGAGAAATTTAGCAAGGGCTCATTCGACCTTATGGTCATAGATCTAATGATGCCTAAGCTAGATGGGATTGAGGTTATCAAGCTCGTTAGAGAATCAAGCGCCATTCCAATTCTGATTATGTCGGCCAAAGACAGCGATATTGACAAAGCAATTGGCTTGGGATTTGGAGCGGATGATTATATTGCAAAGCCATTCTCTTTAATAGAGATTACGGCTAGGATTAAAGCTGCGTTAAGAAGAGCTACCCAGTATGCGAATCGTGAAGCTGTGCAATCTCAGTCTAATACGATTACTCTCGATCAGCTTGTTATCGATTTAAGTAACTATTCTGTTACGAGAAACGGTGAGGAGATTAAGCTAACCCTCAAGGAGTTCGAGATCCTCAAGCTATTCACCAAACATCCGAATCGTGTATTTACGAAAGCACAAATTTACGGGTTTATTTGGAATGATGAATATTATGGTGATGAGAATGTTATTAATGTACATATTCGTCGGTTAAGAGAGAAGATAGAGGTTAATCCATCCGAGCCGAAATACTTGAAGACGTTATGGGGCATCGGATATAAGTGGGAAGGTAGCTGA
- a CDS encoding DUF3006 domain-containing protein, translating into MRISHEGEMDGMKGIVDRFEGEFVVIEIEGQTQDIEKSVVHESVKAGDCVVLVEGIWETDEAETTDRSAKVKGLMEELWED; encoded by the coding sequence ATGCGAATAAGTCATGAAGGAGAGATGGATGGGATGAAAGGGATCGTGGATCGCTTTGAAGGAGAGTTTGTCGTTATCGAGATTGAGGGGCAGACGCAGGATATTGAAAAATCAGTCGTGCACGAAAGCGTCAAAGCGGGAGATTGCGTCGTTCTCGTTGAAGGAATCTGGGAAACGGACGAAGCTGAAACAACCGATAGATCAGCGAAAGTAAAAGGCTTAATGGAAGAGCTATGGGAAGACTGA
- a CDS encoding MBL fold metallo-hydrolase, which produces MTRKKWLLLILVVILALTGCATKATTSRTVPTSNEINPSHGLQVHFIDVGQGASQLIIGPTGKTILIDAGNNDQEKVVVTYLKQQKISRLDIVIGTHPDADHVGGLDAVIDSFEIGKVYMPKIQSNTKTFEDVLIAIKNKGLKVSTAKAGLILDWEPGITVNMIAPVEQSKDTNEMSAVVHLTYGNVAFLFTADAEAKSEQAMLDSKVNLKSDVLMVGHHGSDSSTTQAFLDAVQPSLAVIQVGKDNKYGHPKKTILDRLRASGVTILRNDLLGSIVVTSDGNEIATGTIKLNSTSTAVLDPEPEPTVVYNSCAEVRAAGKSPLHRGDPGYSTKLDRDKDGIACE; this is translated from the coding sequence ATGACGAGAAAAAAATGGTTGCTACTGATACTGGTTGTGATACTGGCACTGACAGGCTGTGCGACGAAGGCGACAACCTCGCGCACTGTCCCGACAAGCAATGAGATAAATCCATCTCATGGACTTCAAGTTCATTTTATCGATGTAGGTCAAGGGGCGTCACAACTCATCATTGGTCCTACAGGAAAGACGATCTTAATTGATGCGGGTAATAACGATCAAGAGAAGGTTGTTGTCACTTATCTGAAGCAGCAGAAGATTAGTAGACTCGATATTGTGATCGGTACACATCCCGATGCGGATCATGTAGGTGGTTTGGATGCGGTAATCGACAGTTTCGAGATTGGGAAAGTGTATATGCCGAAAATTCAATCGAATACAAAGACGTTTGAAGACGTGCTGATTGCGATTAAAAATAAGGGATTGAAAGTGTCTACGGCAAAGGCAGGTCTAATCCTCGACTGGGAACCAGGCATAACGGTTAATATGATTGCTCCAGTAGAACAATCCAAAGATACGAATGAGATGAGCGCAGTCGTTCATCTGACTTATGGCAATGTTGCTTTCTTGTTCACTGCGGATGCAGAAGCGAAATCTGAACAGGCAATGCTAGATTCTAAGGTGAATTTAAAGTCAGATGTGCTCATGGTCGGTCATCATGGTTCAGATAGCTCGACTACGCAAGCTTTTCTTGATGCAGTTCAGCCTTCGCTTGCGGTCATTCAAGTGGGCAAAGATAATAAGTACGGGCACCCGAAGAAGACGATTCTAGATCGATTGCGTGCGAGTGGAGTGACGATTTTACGTAATGATTTACTGGGATCGATTGTCGTGACTAGTGACGGTAATGAGATTGCGACGGGAACGATAAAGCTGAATTCAACTTCGACAGCTGTGCTCGATCCCGAACCCGAACCAACAGTTGTCTACAATAGCTGTGCAGAAGTTCGTGCTGCTGGTAAGTCGCCATTGCATCGAGGAGATCCGGGATACAGTACTAAGCTTGATCGTGATAAGGATGGAATTGCATGCGAATAA
- a CDS encoding VOC family protein gives MGIKLDMMGIVVKNMKEALDFYRALGLEIPESANGDMHVEVVQSGFRLAFDSQQMIKDIYGSWEEPVGHRIELAFLCDSREAVDELYNKIKQNGYSGYREPWDAFWGQRYAIVADPDGNLISLFA, from the coding sequence ATGGGAATTAAACTAGATATGATGGGGATTGTCGTAAAAAACATGAAAGAGGCGTTAGACTTTTATCGTGCGTTAGGGTTGGAAATACCGGAGAGTGCAAACGGCGATATGCACGTTGAAGTCGTGCAGAGTGGATTCCGACTAGCCTTTGACTCACAACAAATGATTAAGGACATCTATGGAAGTTGGGAAGAGCCCGTCGGTCATCGAATTGAGCTCGCATTTTTATGCGACAGCCGAGAAGCAGTAGACGAGTTATACAATAAAATAAAGCAGAACGGGTACAGCGGTTATCGCGAGCCATGGGACGCTTTCTGGGGTCAACGCTATGCGATTGTTGCGGATCCCGATGGCAATTTGATTAGTCTTTTTGCGTAA
- a CDS encoding DinB family protein has product MKTIIRMMDHMYWANARLFAVLHATADVNYDIIKLMNHIAAAEQVWLTRLEGKSSAHITIWESNDIASLGARLQENERQYKRYINELTEAQLDDQIQYQSQNGTAFQSSIGEILMHVALHGQYHRGQINRALRESSDNPISVDYIMFSRIDS; this is encoded by the coding sequence TTGAAGACGATAATACGAATGATGGATCACATGTATTGGGCGAATGCTAGGTTATTTGCGGTGCTTCATGCAACTGCAGATGTGAATTATGACATCATTAAGCTCATGAATCACATTGCAGCTGCAGAACAAGTGTGGCTTACTCGCCTTGAAGGAAAAAGTAGCGCACATATCACCATATGGGAAAGCAACGATATTGCGAGTTTAGGAGCCCGTTTACAAGAGAACGAAAGACAATATAAACGATATATAAATGAACTGACTGAGGCGCAGTTAGATGATCAGATTCAATATCAGAGTCAGAATGGCACGGCGTTTCAATCTTCGATCGGAGAGATTTTGATGCATGTGGCGTTACACGGTCAGTATCACCGCGGGCAGATCAATAGAGCGCTGAGAGAAAGCTCGGACAATCCGATTAGTGTGGATTATATTATGTTTTCTAGAATAGACAGTTAG
- a CDS encoding glyoxalase — MTLQRISLVTIGTWNLPLLRSFYKRLGWTETEWSTDSYCVFKTAGGMLSIWPMEEMTQGIDLPKPEGPNYFRGVTLSLNTDVPEQVDEIIEHARDAGARIIHEPNEAFWGGRTGGFLDPENNYWEVAFNPKSVFDERGAMIEMNG; from the coding sequence ATGACCTTGCAAAGAATAAGCTTAGTTACAATTGGTACATGGAATTTGCCATTGCTACGTTCGTTTTACAAGCGTCTAGGCTGGACGGAAACAGAATGGAGCACGGACTCTTATTGTGTCTTCAAGACGGCTGGCGGAATGCTGTCGATTTGGCCGATGGAGGAGATGACACAGGGAATTGATCTACCGAAACCAGAAGGGCCGAACTATTTTCGCGGGGTTACATTGAGTTTGAATACGGATGTCCCTGAACAAGTAGATGAAATCATTGAGCATGCGAGGGACGCAGGAGCTAGAATCATTCATGAACCGAATGAAGCCTTCTGGGGTGGCAGAACGGGTGGGTTCTTAGATCCAGAAAACAATTACTGGGAAGTCGCGTTCAATCCGAAATCGGTTTTTGACGAACGTGGCGCAATGATTGAGATGAATGGATAG
- a CDS encoding metallophosphoesterase family protein yields the protein MKRIIMISDIHGCIDQLNQMLHLIDYNSIHDQLILLGDFVDRGPNSKEVVDRVIELVRKHNAIALRGNHDQRLVDLINGDSSLVKLKFLEHGGIQTLQSYCGIENEISDEILDQARETIKTHLGDHIDFLGKLPLYHEDNDHIYVHAGLNPNYIDWKNQPEQDFMYIKDEFIRSKFDLNKRIIFGHTRTIDIHGTSDIWFSEDKIGIDGGCAYGMQLNCLIFQEGAYLTEQIK from the coding sequence ATGAAACGAATAATTATGATTAGCGATATTCATGGCTGTATTGATCAACTAAATCAGATGTTGCATCTCATTGATTACAATTCAATACATGATCAATTGATTTTGCTTGGTGATTTTGTAGATAGAGGGCCTAACAGCAAAGAAGTAGTTGATCGTGTCATCGAACTGGTAAGAAAGCATAATGCTATTGCCTTACGAGGGAATCATGATCAACGATTAGTTGATTTGATAAACGGTGATAGTTCGTTGGTTAAATTAAAGTTTTTAGAACATGGGGGAATTCAGACTCTTCAAAGTTATTGCGGTATTGAAAATGAAATTTCTGACGAGATTTTGGATCAGGCGAGAGAAACAATTAAGACACACTTAGGTGATCACATTGATTTTTTAGGTAAATTACCTTTATATCACGAAGATAATGATCACATCTATGTACATGCCGGATTGAATCCCAATTATATAGATTGGAAGAACCAGCCGGAGCAAGACTTTATGTATATTAAGGATGAATTTATTAGATCCAAATTTGATTTAAACAAGAGAATTATTTTTGGGCATACAAGGACAATCGATATCCATGGCACATCGGATATTTGGTTTAGTGAAGACAAGATCGGAATCGATGGTGGGTGCGCTTATGGAATGCAATTAAATTGTTTGATTTTCCAAGAAGGTGCGTATCTAACTGAGCAGATAAAGTGA
- a CDS encoding DinB family protein yields the protein MFRKVEDFIAEWNESATGTVNVFKSMTDDKLNQAIVEGHNTLGWLAWHLTNAPVSLGKVAGIDIPPVGNPKEVPDSAQTIVEAYETMAKALSDGASKLRDEALQEEVPAFGGTMVRGKILRKIVEHQTHHRGQMTVLLRQAGLSVPGVMGPTKEQR from the coding sequence ATGTTTCGTAAAGTCGAAGATTTTATTGCGGAGTGGAATGAATCAGCAACAGGAACGGTCAATGTGTTTAAATCGATGACTGATGATAAACTCAATCAAGCCATCGTGGAAGGTCATAATACTTTAGGTTGGTTAGCATGGCATCTGACTAATGCACCTGTATCATTGGGGAAAGTAGCAGGCATTGATATCCCACCGGTTGGCAATCCCAAAGAAGTTCCGGATTCTGCTCAAACCATTGTCGAAGCCTATGAAACAATGGCTAAGGCTTTATCGGACGGTGCTAGCAAATTAAGAGACGAAGCATTGCAAGAAGAAGTCCCAGCATTTGGTGGGACGATGGTACGGGGGAAAATTTTACGCAAAATCGTTGAGCATCAAACCCATCATCGTGGTCAAATGACCGTGTTATTACGACAAGCAGGTTTATCGGTTCCAGGTGTTATGGGTCCTACAAAAGAACAACGTTAA
- a CDS encoding RNA methyltransferase, which translates to MNNEVEYISSVANPRVKQWAKLLERKYREREGKFLLEGVHLVKEALAAGWPIEVVAYDEGSEVADLFAQEMESVSADPPTWVSVSPDVIAKCCETESPQPIFAVAYKRPITKEALFRAEQGLVVVLDGVQDPGNVGTIVRSAAASGATAVVLGKGTADLYNPKTIRSTMGALFHVPVLEVDLREVLPEAKLQGVAVAGTSLQAARSCYDYDFRRNVWLVFGNEGSGLSHQVSELIDDHLIIPMTGRAESLNVAMAATVLLFEAQRQRGLASKM; encoded by the coding sequence ATGAATAATGAAGTGGAGTACATAAGTTCCGTTGCTAACCCGCGCGTTAAGCAGTGGGCGAAGCTATTAGAGCGCAAATATCGTGAGCGTGAAGGCAAGTTTCTGCTTGAGGGGGTACACCTCGTCAAGGAAGCGCTGGCTGCGGGCTGGCCGATCGAAGTCGTTGCATATGACGAGGGCTCTGAGGTAGCAGACTTGTTCGCACAGGAGATGGAGTCTGTGAGTGCGGATCCACCAACATGGGTTTCTGTATCTCCAGACGTTATCGCAAAATGCTGTGAAACCGAGTCTCCGCAACCGATTTTTGCCGTCGCGTATAAGCGTCCGATCACGAAGGAAGCATTGTTTCGCGCGGAGCAAGGACTAGTTGTCGTACTCGATGGTGTGCAAGACCCAGGCAACGTCGGAACGATTGTCCGTAGCGCCGCTGCAAGCGGAGCAACCGCAGTCGTGTTGGGTAAAGGTACAGCAGATTTGTACAATCCAAAGACAATTCGCTCGACGATGGGTGCACTGTTTCACGTTCCTGTGCTTGAGGTGGATCTGCGTGAGGTACTGCCGGAGGCTAAATTGCAGGGAGTCGCGGTTGCGGGCACAAGCTTGCAGGCTGCACGTTCTTGCTACGACTACGACTTTCGCCGTAACGTCTGGCTCGTATTTGGCAATGAGGGCAGTGGACTTTCGCATCAAGTGTCGGAGCTGATCGATGATCATCTGATCATCCCCATGACCGGCCGCGCCGAGTCACTCAACGTCGCCATGGCTGCGACGGTGTTATTGTTCGAGGCTCAGCGGCAGCGGGGATTAGCGTCTAAAATGTAG
- a CDS encoding TrkA family potassium uptake protein produces the protein MLQVAKKQYAVIGLGRFGSSVSKYLAEMGFEVLAVDESAQRVQDVANKVTHAVTADSTDEEAMTSLGIRNFDVVVVAIGQDIQASILTTLILKDLGVPYIIAKAQSELHGKVLNKIGADKVVFPERDMGLRVAHHLISPNILEHIELSADYSIVELVIPSFIIGKNLKQLDFRTKYHCNVLAVKRDDELNITPSPDEPLHEKDILVIVGKNELLTKLEQAYGES, from the coding sequence ATGTTACAGGTGGCTAAGAAACAATATGCCGTCATTGGGTTGGGGCGTTTCGGCTCCAGTGTTTCAAAATATTTGGCAGAGATGGGCTTCGAGGTGCTTGCAGTAGATGAGAGCGCGCAACGGGTTCAGGATGTCGCTAATAAAGTAACACACGCAGTAACTGCGGATTCCACGGACGAAGAGGCGATGACATCGCTTGGCATCCGTAACTTTGACGTCGTCGTTGTCGCGATTGGACAAGATATTCAAGCGAGCATTTTGACGACATTGATTTTGAAAGATCTCGGTGTTCCTTACATCATCGCAAAAGCTCAAAGCGAATTGCACGGTAAAGTGTTGAATAAAATTGGTGCGGATAAAGTTGTATTCCCTGAGCGGGATATGGGATTGCGCGTCGCGCATCATCTGATTTCGCCAAACATTTTAGAACATATTGAGCTATCGGCGGACTACAGTATCGTTGAACTCGTCATCCCTTCTTTTATTATTGGGAAGAACCTCAAGCAATTAGATTTCCGTACCAAATATCACTGCAACGTCCTTGCGGTCAAACGTGATGATGAGCTGAACATAACGCCAAGCCCTGACGAACCGCTCCATGAGAAAGACATTCTCGTCATCGTCGGTAAAAATGAGCTATTAACAAAGCTAGAGCAAGCCTATGGAGAGTCGTAA
- a CDS encoding alpha-D-ribose 1-methylphosphonate 5-triphosphate diphosphatase has translation MANAGRMFVVGGLIVREQDVIQADLVVENGIITEIGQFDGVTDLGDQVVDANGMWVLPGLIDVHCDAIEKETEPRPNTLFPMDMAFLQFERKLAGHGITTMLHSLSLGVGLSLRGEHLVGEMIALIDSCRTERAMIRHGIHLRYEVSHLTGFGLAERVIDEGLIDYLSLMDHSPGQGQYHRPGAFERYVMKNQGVGIDEVAVIVEELQERRARVDWDRLRALTSKARERGIAVASHDDDSEDTVNHSRSFGATVSEFPLSLETASYAKLHGMSVCVGAPNIVRGGSHDGNMKASDAIKAGAVDLICSDYHPASLLHSLYVLEAEGVPLHEAVAMASLNPARSMGRGDELGSIAVGKLADLVVVRKYRNIPLAQTTIVNGTIVSTARDYAKV, from the coding sequence ATGGCGAATGCTGGTCGAATGTTCGTAGTTGGCGGGTTAATCGTGCGTGAGCAGGATGTCATTCAGGCGGACCTCGTCGTGGAAAATGGGATTATCACTGAAATCGGACAATTTGATGGAGTTACTGATCTTGGCGATCAGGTGGTGGATGCAAATGGTATGTGGGTACTCCCAGGGTTGATTGATGTTCACTGTGATGCGATTGAGAAGGAAACGGAGCCTCGTCCGAACACGTTATTTCCGATGGATATGGCTTTTCTACAATTTGAGCGTAAGCTAGCGGGACACGGGATTACAACGATGCTTCATTCTTTGTCGTTAGGTGTAGGTCTCAGCTTGCGCGGGGAGCATCTTGTTGGTGAGATGATTGCCTTAATTGATTCATGCCGCACGGAACGAGCGATGATCCGACACGGCATTCATCTTCGTTATGAGGTTTCTCATTTGACTGGTTTCGGATTGGCAGAGCGGGTTATTGATGAGGGATTAATCGATTATTTGTCGTTAATGGATCATTCGCCAGGACAGGGGCAGTATCATCGACCGGGTGCATTTGAGCGCTATGTGATGAAAAATCAAGGTGTAGGCATCGATGAAGTAGCAGTCATCGTGGAAGAGCTTCAAGAACGGCGGGCACGGGTCGATTGGGATCGTTTGCGAGCCTTGACTTCAAAAGCTCGTGAGCGTGGCATTGCAGTTGCTTCACATGATGATGATAGTGAAGACACGGTGAACCACTCTCGGTCTTTCGGTGCAACAGTGTCGGAATTCCCGCTAAGTCTAGAGACAGCGAGCTATGCGAAGCTCCACGGGATGAGCGTCTGTGTCGGAGCGCCGAACATCGTTCGTGGTGGATCGCATGACGGCAACATGAAAGCGAGCGATGCGATAAAAGCAGGTGCGGTTGATTTGATTTGCTCGGACTATCATCCTGCATCGTTGTTGCATTCGCTTTATGTTTTGGAGGCAGAGGGTGTTCCTTTGCATGAAGCAGTGGCGATGGCATCTCTCAATCCTGCTCGATCCATGGGGCGTGGTGATGAGCTGGGATCGATTGCGGTGGGCAAGTTGGCGGACTTGGTCGTTGTCCGCAAGTACCGCAATATCCCGCTCGCTCAGACGACGATTGTGAATGGAACGATTGTAAGTACTGCGCGCGATTATGCTAAAGTATAG